In the Malania oleifera isolate guangnan ecotype guangnan chromosome 1, ASM2987363v1, whole genome shotgun sequence genome, one interval contains:
- the LOC131159985 gene encoding polyadenylate-binding protein RBP45 isoform X2 produces MMQPASGVVPPPMAPMPMDQQQQQPQQQQQQYPPAPPQQQWMMMPPPQQQAPQPLQQPPVWAQQPPPAAVPPPQQSQMQAQQQQQQYVTVQGAGPDEIRSLWIGDLQYWMDENYVWSCFAQTGEAASVKVIRNKQTGQTEGYGFIEFVTRAAAERVLQTYNGTLMPNSEQNFRLNWATLGAGERRTDDTPDFTIFVGDLASDVTDYMLQETFRAHYSSVKGAKVVTDRTTGRSKGYGFVRFGDESEQLRAMTEMHGMFCSTRAMRIGPAATKKPVVGQQYQKPSYQNPQGSQGESDPNNTTIFVGGLDPSVSDEHLRQVFGQFGELVHVKIPVGKRCGFVQFTSRACAEQALSILNGTQLGGQNIRLSWGRSPSNKQAQQDQTQWNGGYYGYAQGYEAYGYAAPPQDPNMYYGGYAGYGNYQQPQQ; encoded by the exons ATGATGCAGCCAGCATCTGGGGTGGTCCCACCGCCGATGGCCCCCATGCCCATGGACCAGCAACAACAGCAACCTCAACAGCAACAGCAGCAGTATCCCCCTGCTCCGCCGCAGCAGCAGTGGATGATGATGCCTCCGCCGCAACAACAGGCGCCGCAACCCCTTCAGCAGCCACCTGTTTGGGCCCAGCAGCCTCCTCCGGCTGCCGTCCCTCCGCCTCAGCAGTCGCAGATGCAGgcccagcagcagcagcagcagtacgTGACGGTGCAGGGCGCGGGCCCTGATGAGATTCGATCGCTTTGGATCGGAGACTTGCAGTACTGGATGGACGAGAACTATGTTTGGAGCTGCTTCGCTCAAACTGGAGAG GCTGCTTCAGTGAAGGTTATACGTAATAAGCAAACTGGCCAGACAGAGGGTTATGGTTTTATAGAGTTTGTAACTCGTGCCGCGGCAGAAAGAGTTCTGCAGACATACAATGGCACATTAATGCCAAATTCTGAGCAGAATTTTCGATTGAACTGGGCGACTCTTGGTGCTGGTGAAAGGCGTACAGATGATACACCTGACTTTACAATTTTTGTTGGGGATTTGGCTTCTGATGTTACTGATTATATGTTACAAGAAACATTTAGAGCTCACTATTCATCTGTCAAGGGTGCCAAAGTTGTTACTGATAGGACCACTGGACGTTCTAAGGGTTATGGGTTTGTTAGGTTTGGAGATGAAAGTGAACAATTGCGTGCTATGACTGAAATGCACGGAATGTTCTGCTCAACTAGGGCTATGAGGATTGGGCCAGCAGCTACCAAGAAACCTGTGGTTGGTCAGCAATATCAAAAAC CTTCCTACCAGAATCCTCAAGGGAGTCAGGGCGAGAGTGATCCAAATAATACAACA ATATTTGTTGGTGGTTTGGACCCCAGCGTTTCCGATGAGCATCTGAGACAAGTGTTTGGTCAATTTGGTGAGCTAGTTCATGTGAAAATACCGGTAGGCAAGCGTTGCGGGTTTGTTCAATTCACTAGCAG AGCTTGTGCTGAGCAGGCATTATCAATTTTGAATGGAACACAGTTAGGAGGACAAAATATTCGACTTTCATGGGGGCGAAGTCCTTCAAACAAACAG GCTCAGCAAGATCAGACTCAGTGGAATGGTGGTTATTATGGATATGCTCAAGGATATGAAGCATATGGTTATGCAGCTCCTCCTCAGGACCCCAACATGTACTATGGAGGTTATGCTGGATATGGAAATTACCAACAGCCACAGCAG TGA
- the LOC131159985 gene encoding polyadenylate-binding protein RBP45 isoform X1 — MMQPASGVVPPPMAPMPMDQQQQQPQQQQQQYPPAPPQQQWMMMPPPQQQAPQPLQQPPVWAQQPPPAAVPPPQQSQMQAQQQQQQYVTVQGAGPDEIRSLWIGDLQYWMDENYVWSCFAQTGEAASVKVIRNKQTGQTEGYGFIEFVTRAAAERVLQTYNGTLMPNSEQNFRLNWATLGAGERRTDDTPDFTIFVGDLASDVTDYMLQETFRAHYSSVKGAKVVTDRTTGRSKGYGFVRFGDESEQLRAMTEMHGMFCSTRAMRIGPAATKKPVVGQQYQKPSYQNPQGSQGESDPNNTTIFVGGLDPSVSDEHLRQVFGQFGELVHVKIPVGKRCGFVQFTSRACAEQALSILNGTQLGGQNIRLSWGRSPSNKQAQQDQTQWNGGYYGYAQGYEAYGYAAPPQDPNMYYGGYAGYGNYQQPQQVRT; from the exons ATGATGCAGCCAGCATCTGGGGTGGTCCCACCGCCGATGGCCCCCATGCCCATGGACCAGCAACAACAGCAACCTCAACAGCAACAGCAGCAGTATCCCCCTGCTCCGCCGCAGCAGCAGTGGATGATGATGCCTCCGCCGCAACAACAGGCGCCGCAACCCCTTCAGCAGCCACCTGTTTGGGCCCAGCAGCCTCCTCCGGCTGCCGTCCCTCCGCCTCAGCAGTCGCAGATGCAGgcccagcagcagcagcagcagtacgTGACGGTGCAGGGCGCGGGCCCTGATGAGATTCGATCGCTTTGGATCGGAGACTTGCAGTACTGGATGGACGAGAACTATGTTTGGAGCTGCTTCGCTCAAACTGGAGAG GCTGCTTCAGTGAAGGTTATACGTAATAAGCAAACTGGCCAGACAGAGGGTTATGGTTTTATAGAGTTTGTAACTCGTGCCGCGGCAGAAAGAGTTCTGCAGACATACAATGGCACATTAATGCCAAATTCTGAGCAGAATTTTCGATTGAACTGGGCGACTCTTGGTGCTGGTGAAAGGCGTACAGATGATACACCTGACTTTACAATTTTTGTTGGGGATTTGGCTTCTGATGTTACTGATTATATGTTACAAGAAACATTTAGAGCTCACTATTCATCTGTCAAGGGTGCCAAAGTTGTTACTGATAGGACCACTGGACGTTCTAAGGGTTATGGGTTTGTTAGGTTTGGAGATGAAAGTGAACAATTGCGTGCTATGACTGAAATGCACGGAATGTTCTGCTCAACTAGGGCTATGAGGATTGGGCCAGCAGCTACCAAGAAACCTGTGGTTGGTCAGCAATATCAAAAAC CTTCCTACCAGAATCCTCAAGGGAGTCAGGGCGAGAGTGATCCAAATAATACAACA ATATTTGTTGGTGGTTTGGACCCCAGCGTTTCCGATGAGCATCTGAGACAAGTGTTTGGTCAATTTGGTGAGCTAGTTCATGTGAAAATACCGGTAGGCAAGCGTTGCGGGTTTGTTCAATTCACTAGCAG AGCTTGTGCTGAGCAGGCATTATCAATTTTGAATGGAACACAGTTAGGAGGACAAAATATTCGACTTTCATGGGGGCGAAGTCCTTCAAACAAACAG GCTCAGCAAGATCAGACTCAGTGGAATGGTGGTTATTATGGATATGCTCAAGGATATGAAGCATATGGTTATGCAGCTCCTCCTCAGGACCCCAACATGTACTATGGAGGTTATGCTGGATATGGAAATTACCAACAGCCACAGCAGGTGAGAACCTGA